A genomic stretch from Aulosira sp. FACHB-615 includes:
- a CDS encoding carotenoid oxygenase family protein, whose translation MQNLKNQELQKSYTLEDWQKGYESLPQEYDYWIDEIEGQIPLELQGTLFRNGPGLLEINGQRIHHPIDGDGMISRITFNQGRAHFRNLFVQTDDYLAEQKAGKILYRGAFGTQKPGGWLANLFDLKIKNTANTSVIYWAEKLLALWEGEDPYRLDPYTLETLGRENFHGLLSERQPFSAHPRIDPSSYQDGGAPCLVNFSSNPGLSTKLSVFELNQVGKVLKKYDYTIPGFCFIHDFVITPNYYIFFQNPVTFNPLLFTLGISSAAESIKFQPNKPTRILVIPRTPQEGQQNIQVLETQAGFIFHHANAFEVGSEIFIDTICYENFPELEPASDFRQVDFEQFPPGNIWRFHLNLDSQTVQKKLITNHSCEFPSVNPGKVGRYYRYVYVAAAHAETGHAPGQAILKLDLETGEKQLWSDAPRGFVGEPIFVPRPGAEQEDDGWILTLVYDAAHHRSDVVILDASDLTKGAIARLHLKHHIPYGFHGHFTSQVLCPIDP comes from the coding sequence ATGCAAAATTTAAAAAATCAAGAATTACAAAAATCCTACACACTTGAAGATTGGCAGAAAGGATATGAATCCCTACCCCAAGAATATGACTATTGGATTGATGAGATAGAAGGACAAATCCCTCTAGAACTCCAAGGTACACTTTTTAGAAATGGCCCTGGATTGTTGGAGATCAATGGACAACGTATTCATCACCCCATTGATGGCGATGGGATGATTAGCCGCATTACATTCAATCAAGGTCGCGCTCATTTTCGTAATCTCTTTGTGCAGACTGATGATTATTTAGCAGAACAAAAAGCCGGAAAAATTTTATATCGCGGTGCATTTGGCACTCAAAAACCCGGTGGTTGGTTAGCGAATCTTTTCGACTTAAAAATTAAGAATACTGCCAACACCAGCGTTATTTATTGGGCAGAAAAACTTTTAGCATTGTGGGAAGGTGAAGACCCTTATCGCCTCGACCCCTACACACTAGAAACCTTGGGAAGAGAAAATTTTCATGGTTTATTGTCAGAGCGTCAACCCTTTAGCGCCCATCCCCGCATTGACCCCAGTAGTTATCAAGATGGCGGCGCACCTTGTCTAGTGAATTTTTCCAGTAACCCAGGACTATCAACTAAACTGAGTGTTTTTGAACTTAATCAAGTTGGTAAAGTTCTGAAAAAGTATGATTACACTATTCCTGGCTTCTGCTTTATTCACGATTTTGTCATTACACCCAATTACTATATATTTTTTCAAAATCCTGTCACCTTTAATCCCCTATTATTTACCTTGGGTATTAGTAGTGCCGCAGAAAGTATCAAGTTTCAACCCAACAAGCCGACGCGGATTTTAGTAATTCCCCGTACTCCCCAAGAGGGACAACAAAACATCCAAGTTTTAGAAACTCAAGCAGGTTTTATTTTCCATCACGCCAATGCTTTTGAGGTGGGAAGTGAAATATTCATTGATACTATTTGCTATGAAAATTTTCCCGAACTAGAACCAGCCAGCGATTTTCGCCAAGTTGATTTTGAGCAGTTTCCCCCCGGTAATATTTGGCGGTTCCACCTGAATCTTGATAGTCAAACGGTACAAAAGAAATTAATCACAAATCATAGTTGTGAATTTCCGAGTGTAAATCCCGGTAAAGTTGGGCGTTATTATCGCTATGTGTATGTAGCTGCGGCTCATGCAGAGACGGGACATGCTCCTGGACAAGCAATTCTCAAACTCGATTTAGAAACAGGAGAAAAACAACTTTGGAGTGATGCACCTCGTGGTTTTGTGGGCGAACCAATTTTTGTACCTCGTCCTGGTGCTGAACAAGAAGATGATGGTTGGATACTCACTTTGGTTTATGATGCGGCTCATCACCGTTCAGATGTGGTAATTTTAGATGCTAGTGATTTAACCAAAGGTGCGATCGCTCGTCTACACCTCAAACATCACATCCCCTATGGCTTTCATGGTCATTTCACTTCTCAGGTACTCTGCCCAATTGATCCCTGA
- a CDS encoding Glu/Leu/Phe/Val dehydrogenase, translated as MIATPTMPLEAATPAHICPFDQACSYLEAAGKELRLDQGVLEILSHPRKVVTVSIPVKLDNGEIRVLAGHRVQHSDILGPYKGGIRYHPAVTLREVSALAMLMTWKCALLGIPYGGAKGGIAIDPQQYSVGELERITRRYTSELIKDIGPSVDIPAPDMGTSAREMAWMMDTYSVNVGHAVPGVVTGKPLSVGGSLGREKATGRGTMIIVREALADQGRTLEGVRVVIQGFGNVGGAAAELLHQAGAKVIAVSTGTGGVYAADGLDIPALKAYAAENRHHLAGFPNATVITNAELLTLPCDVLIPAALENQITAENVHQIQAQIIAEAANGPVTLEANRVLEARGVTVLPDILANAGGVVVSYLEWVQGLSYLFWDEERVNREMEHLMVQAYRQVMQQSKVRQVPLRLAAYTLGVGRVAQALSDRGLYP; from the coding sequence ATGATTGCAACACCGACAATGCCTCTGGAAGCTGCTACACCAGCCCATATATGCCCATTCGATCAAGCTTGTAGCTACTTAGAAGCCGCCGGCAAAGAATTAAGGTTAGACCAAGGTGTACTGGAAATTCTTAGTCACCCGCGCAAGGTTGTCACAGTTTCCATTCCCGTGAAACTAGATAATGGCGAAATACGGGTATTAGCAGGACATCGGGTACAACACTCTGATATTTTAGGCCCCTACAAAGGCGGGATTCGTTATCATCCGGCGGTCACATTGCGGGAAGTTTCCGCACTCGCTATGTTGATGACTTGGAAATGTGCGTTGTTGGGTATTCCTTATGGTGGTGCGAAAGGAGGTATTGCCATTGATCCACAACAATATAGTGTGGGAGAACTAGAACGCATTACCCGGCGTTACACCAGCGAATTAATTAAAGATATCGGCCCTTCCGTAGATATCCCTGCGCCAGATATGGGTACTTCTGCCCGTGAAATGGCTTGGATGATGGATACTTATTCTGTGAATGTTGGTCATGCTGTCCCAGGGGTTGTGACTGGTAAACCGCTATCCGTGGGTGGTTCCCTTGGTAGAGAAAAGGCCACCGGACGCGGCACAATGATTATTGTGCGGGAAGCTTTAGCAGACCAAGGTAGAACCTTAGAAGGAGTGCGAGTTGTTATTCAAGGTTTTGGTAATGTTGGTGGTGCAGCCGCCGAACTACTTCACCAAGCAGGCGCGAAAGTTATCGCAGTTTCCACCGGGACAGGCGGGGTATATGCGGCTGATGGGTTGGATATTCCCGCTTTAAAAGCTTACGCCGCCGAAAATCGTCACCATTTGGCTGGTTTCCCCAACGCTACAGTTATCACCAACGCCGAATTACTGACTTTACCTTGCGATGTCTTGATTCCGGCTGCTTTAGAAAACCAAATTACAGCAGAGAATGTCCATCAAATACAGGCGCAAATTATCGCCGAAGCCGCTAACGGCCCTGTAACTCTAGAAGCCAACCGTGTTCTAGAAGCACGGGGTGTAACTGTGCTACCAGATATTTTGGCTAATGCTGGGGGTGTGGTGGTGAGTTATCTGGAATGGGTGCAAGGTTTGTCTTACCTATTTTGGGATGAAGAAAGAGTCAACCGCGAAATGGAACATTTGATGGTGCAAGCTTACCGTCAAGTGATGCAACAGTCCAAAGTGCGCCAAGTTCCTCTGCGGTTAGCCGCGTATACTTTGGGTGTAGGAAGAGTAGCACAGGCATTGAGCGATCGCGGTCTTTATCCTTAA
- a CDS encoding CHASE2 domain-containing protein — MALNFQVQFFRNAYKSLKNSILEKYPLFPGMLTAFLSVGLWQVSAWNSLELLGFNLIFRTRNYLPHSSWDQRIAVIGIDDRTLQQYGQFPLSRDRYTQLLETLEATPPAAIGFDILFTEPTNHDAKLAEAMAINGTVVLAVAPSLQQQTLHPVEVFERVTSIGHIVNHADFDGITRHFFLYIDHVPSLSIKLLETYNNTLQHTFTANTNKSQQSLITIPSLQSGMSKKSVWLNWVEPTEKILTYSFADVLQKKIDIAKLQNKIVLVGLTATGTNDFLKTPFLQTAPTSGIYLHAAVLDNLLNQRFLRRVPWQFELLLLLFISIAVSILLTSQKFYQRILLLGLLPLIWFGLSVLVLTIANLWIPTAAPIGTILLAGLSVQWQEQKEKQQLMSLFASHVSQDTARLIWQNRDEIFQKGQLDAKEMVVTVLFSDIRSFTTISEDMKPRELLNWLNTYLGAMAECVHKHHGVIDKYIGDAVMAVFGIPFPHTQTEEIQQDAINAVSAAIAMQARLILLNQELQQLGLPAIQIGIGIHTGLVVAGSIGGSQRLDYSVLGDAVNIAARLEQLNKNTQEGNPYSILISETTHHLVKDNFYTQKLKELTLRGRQTLTMIYSVTKMQSPVNHTDK, encoded by the coding sequence ATGGCTTTAAACTTCCAAGTACAATTTTTCCGAAATGCTTACAAATCCCTCAAAAATTCTATCTTAGAAAAATATCCACTTTTTCCGGGGATGCTGACTGCATTCTTATCAGTGGGATTATGGCAAGTCAGTGCTTGGAATAGCTTGGAATTATTAGGATTTAACTTAATATTTCGCACCCGTAACTATCTACCGCATTCTAGTTGGGATCAACGTATAGCCGTAATTGGTATTGATGATCGGACTTTACAACAATATGGGCAGTTTCCCTTATCGCGCGATCGCTATACTCAATTATTAGAAACTCTAGAGGCTACCCCTCCCGCCGCGATCGGCTTTGATATTCTGTTTACCGAACCCACAAATCATGATGCTAAACTAGCAGAGGCAATGGCAATTAACGGTACAGTTGTCTTAGCAGTCGCCCCTAGTTTACAGCAACAAACCCTGCATCCTGTGGAAGTTTTCGAGCGTGTCACGAGCATAGGACACATAGTCAATCATGCTGATTTTGACGGCATCACTCGGCATTTTTTTCTCTACATCGATCACGTTCCTTCTTTAAGCATCAAGCTACTAGAAACCTACAACAATACTCTACAGCACACCTTCACCGCAAACACAAATAAAAGCCAACAATCCTTAATTACCATTCCATCTCTGCAATCAGGAATGAGCAAAAAATCCGTCTGGCTTAACTGGGTAGAACCAACAGAAAAAATCCTCACCTATTCCTTTGCCGATGTTTTACAGAAAAAAATAGATATAGCCAAACTGCAAAACAAAATTGTCTTAGTTGGGTTAACTGCTACTGGTACAAACGATTTTCTCAAAACTCCCTTCCTACAAACAGCACCTACTTCTGGTATTTATCTACACGCCGCAGTCCTAGATAATCTACTCAACCAACGGTTTCTGCGAAGAGTCCCCTGGCAATTTGAACTGTTGCTACTACTTTTTATCAGTATTGCAGTCAGCATCTTACTAACTTCCCAAAAATTTTACCAACGAATTTTGCTACTAGGACTACTACCCCTAATTTGGTTTGGTTTATCAGTATTAGTCCTGACAATCGCTAATCTTTGGATACCCACTGCTGCACCCATTGGTACTATTCTCTTGGCAGGCTTAAGTGTGCAGTGGCAAGAACAAAAAGAAAAACAACAATTAATGAGTTTATTTGCTAGTCACGTTTCTCAAGATACCGCTAGATTAATCTGGCAAAATCGTGACGAAATTTTCCAAAAAGGACAACTAGATGCCAAAGAAATGGTAGTAACGGTGTTATTTAGCGATATCCGCAGCTTTACCACAATTTCGGAAGATATGAAACCACGAGAGTTACTCAACTGGTTAAATACTTATCTGGGAGCAATGGCTGAATGTGTTCACAAGCATCATGGAGTAATTGATAAATACATTGGTGATGCCGTTATGGCTGTTTTTGGCATTCCCTTTCCTCACACTCAAACCGAAGAAATTCAGCAAGATGCCATTAATGCTGTCTCTGCGGCTATAGCCATGCAAGCAAGATTAATACTATTAAATCAAGAACTCCAACAGCTTGGCCTGCCTGCTATTCAAATTGGCATCGGTATTCATACAGGTTTAGTAGTTGCGGGTAGTATTGGCGGATCTCAACGGTTAGACTATTCTGTACTAGGAGATGCTGTAAATATTGCGGCTCGTTTGGAACAACTCAATAAAAATACGCAAGAAGGCAACCCTTATAGCATCTTAATTAGTGAGACCACACACCATCTAGTCAAAGATAATTTTTATACACAAAAATTAAAAGAATTAACACTGCGCGGAAGGCAAACACTGACTATGATTTATTCTGTGACTAAGATGCAAAGCCCTGTTAATCATACAGATAAATAG
- a CDS encoding FecR domain-containing protein, which produces MKAWWAGLMVVIVGLVIAFHAPAAEPLKVKSNQWLEVRRPIGQVIYSRGQTSQAVRNGMRLKSVGDTITTKQSSSVVLGIDTGAGFVKVAENTTVTVQKLETGSKGQRITQLQVLSGQVNLQVRPLTHNTSRVEIKTPAGIAGVRGTEFGVSVQNDGKMGVGTKKGAVATSAQGQAVLVKAGFQNLTIPGQPPSPAVPLREDTRLNVSQLRARDRQVQIIGTIDPVNILSINQQPQNVDLNGRFDITLPLPSNRKVEASVLTPLGTKQLYQLVVP; this is translated from the coding sequence ATGAAAGCTTGGTGGGCAGGTTTGATGGTGGTTATAGTTGGGTTAGTTATTGCTTTTCATGCCCCAGCAGCTGAACCACTAAAAGTCAAGAGCAATCAATGGCTAGAAGTACGCCGCCCCATTGGACAAGTTATTTATTCCCGTGGACAAACATCTCAAGCAGTCCGCAATGGAATGCGATTAAAATCAGTCGGTGATACCATCACCACTAAACAAAGTTCTAGTGTAGTGCTGGGAATTGACACAGGTGCGGGTTTCGTTAAAGTTGCGGAAAACACAACTGTAACTGTACAAAAGCTGGAAACAGGTAGTAAAGGCCAACGCATTACACAATTACAAGTCTTGTCTGGCCAAGTAAACCTACAAGTTCGCCCCCTAACTCATAATACATCTCGTGTGGAAATTAAAACCCCGGCGGGAATTGCTGGAGTCCGAGGCACAGAGTTTGGTGTGAGTGTTCAAAATGACGGTAAAATGGGTGTTGGAACTAAAAAAGGAGCAGTAGCCACCTCTGCTCAAGGACAAGCAGTACTGGTAAAAGCTGGATTTCAAAATCTGACTATCCCTGGACAACCACCCTCACCAGCAGTCCCGTTGCGAGAAGATACTCGTTTGAATGTGAGTCAACTTCGAGCTAGAGATAGACAAGTCCAGATTATTGGTACTATTGATCCGGTAAATATACTGTCAATTAATCAACAGCCTCAAAATGTTGATTTAAATGGCAGATTTGATATTACTTTGCCTTTACCTTCTAACCGCAAAGTAGAAGCTTCAGTGTTAACACCATTAGGGACAAAACAACTATACCAACTGGTAGTTCCTTAA
- the serS gene encoding serine--tRNA ligase, with amino-acid sequence MLDIKQIRENPQLVQERLNGRSGNYDIQPILELDKQQRELEMSRSQLQARSNEIGKLVGQKIKSGVNPQDPEIQALRDEGNSIKAQLSELEPKEKELKAEIHRLVLALPNLPSDSTPVGKDEENNVEVRRWGDEYIPQNPNILPHWEIGEKLGILNFERAVKVAQSRFTSLIGAGAALERALIQFMLDRQIQAGYIEVSPPLLVNTDSLTATGQLPKFAEESFKCADDDLWLIPTAEVPVTNLYRGEILAAEDLPIYHCAYTPCFRREAGSYGRDMRGLIRLHQFNKVELVKFVQPETSFDELEKLVGNAEAILQALKLPYRVVNLCTGDLGFSSTKTYDLEVWLPSAGKYREISSCSNFVDFQARRADIRFKEAGKKGTQFVHTLNGSGLAIGRTMAAVLENYQQPDGTILIPEALQPYLGREVL; translated from the coding sequence GTGCTGGATATCAAGCAAATACGGGAAAATCCCCAATTAGTTCAAGAGCGGTTGAACGGTCGTAGCGGTAATTATGACATTCAACCGATATTAGAGTTAGACAAGCAACAACGAGAACTGGAGATGAGCCGCAGTCAACTCCAAGCTCGGAGTAACGAAATTGGTAAACTTGTCGGTCAGAAGATCAAATCTGGTGTTAATCCTCAAGACCCAGAAATTCAAGCTTTGCGTGATGAAGGTAACTCCATTAAAGCTCAGTTGAGTGAACTGGAACCAAAAGAAAAAGAACTGAAAGCTGAAATTCACAGGCTGGTACTCGCTCTACCCAATTTACCGAGTGACTCTACACCTGTTGGCAAAGATGAGGAAAATAACGTTGAAGTTCGCCGTTGGGGTGATGAGTATATTCCACAAAACCCCAACATTCTGCCGCACTGGGAAATTGGCGAAAAACTAGGTATTCTCAATTTTGAACGTGCTGTTAAAGTTGCCCAAAGTCGCTTTACTAGCTTAATTGGGGCTGGTGCAGCACTAGAAAGAGCATTAATTCAATTTATGCTCGATCGCCAAATTCAGGCAGGATATATAGAAGTTAGTCCGCCATTGTTAGTTAACACTGACTCACTGACAGCAACCGGCCAACTTCCGAAATTCGCTGAAGAAAGCTTTAAATGTGCTGATGATGATTTGTGGCTAATTCCCACAGCAGAAGTACCCGTGACAAACCTCTATCGTGGGGAAATTCTCGCTGCTGAAGACTTACCTATTTACCACTGTGCTTATACTCCCTGTTTTCGTCGGGAAGCTGGTAGTTATGGCCGTGATATGCGGGGGTTAATTCGCCTGCATCAATTTAACAAAGTGGAACTGGTAAAATTTGTCCAGCCTGAGACATCCTTTGACGAACTAGAAAAATTGGTGGGTAATGCCGAAGCAATTTTACAGGCATTAAAGCTACCTTATCGGGTAGTAAATTTATGTACTGGAGATTTAGGATTTTCCTCCACCAAAACCTACGATTTAGAAGTTTGGCTACCTTCGGCTGGCAAATACCGCGAAATTTCTAGCTGTTCTAACTTTGTAGACTTTCAAGCACGACGAGCTGATATTCGTTTTAAGGAAGCAGGTAAAAAAGGTACACAGTTTGTCCATACCCTCAACGGTTCCGGTTTAGCAATTGGACGTACTATGGCTGCGGTTTTGGAAAATTACCAACAACCAGACGGGACAATTTTAATACCGGAAGCACTGCAACCTTATTTGGGGCGCGAGGTGTTGTAA
- a CDS encoding choice-of-anchor W domain-containing protein, with protein sequence MSFLTKYRANSQLLLTLGLMISGLLILPNPAKAVTLTPLTSQDANPGFDDTDFNLLLDQGDFKELFVAEARIGNNGFGGNGERELGINRDVRATVNPGQPVAKADLVWGNGKVWDFSLEYTGSKVTYKVFDTSQTFQLITQEFSGAVTDIFIRTFANKGSGNNLQNAVSLTNLVLNGTALGSLASASTNTTKDLDYLHLTGLSAPFTLTGKTAFSWVGAAPSRSNLAFQIKVGTSQSVPEPSTLAAIFLATMTSAATLKKQKIAAQKA encoded by the coding sequence ATGTCATTTTTAACCAAATATCGAGCTAATAGTCAATTATTGTTAACTTTAGGGTTAATGATATCGGGATTATTGATATTACCCAACCCAGCAAAAGCGGTTACACTTACGCCTCTAACATCACAAGATGCTAACCCAGGCTTTGATGACACGGACTTTAATTTACTCCTAGACCAAGGAGATTTTAAGGAGTTATTTGTTGCAGAAGCTCGAATTGGTAACAATGGATTTGGTGGCAACGGTGAGCGGGAATTAGGGATTAATCGAGATGTGAGAGCAACTGTAAATCCAGGGCAACCTGTGGCTAAAGCAGATTTAGTCTGGGGTAATGGTAAAGTTTGGGACTTTAGTTTGGAATATACAGGTAGTAAAGTAACTTACAAAGTTTTTGATACTTCCCAAACTTTCCAATTAATAACTCAAGAATTTAGCGGTGCTGTCACAGATATCTTTATCCGCACCTTTGCTAATAAAGGTAGTGGTAACAACCTTCAAAACGCTGTTTCTTTAACTAATTTAGTTCTTAATGGTACAGCTTTAGGCAGTTTAGCATCGGCAAGTACAAATACTACAAAAGACTTAGATTATCTCCATCTCACTGGTCTTTCTGCACCCTTTACACTAACTGGTAAAACAGCATTTAGCTGGGTTGGTGCAGCACCTAGTCGTTCTAACTTGGCCTTCCAAATCAAAGTCGGTACTTCTCAATCAGTTCCAGAACCTAGTACTCTTGCGGCTATCTTCTTGGCGACTATGACAAGTGCAGCAACTTTAAAAAAACAAAAGATAGCTGCTCAAAAAGCTTAA
- the patX gene encoding heterocyst-inhibiting protein PatX, with translation MRVTFSLLVSSVVLGSLVFNGSDSLNRSYMLIGDTGGKMLLSAKPKPKPKSNEPENPAPHRGSGRRDLIESLNNAFPVG, from the coding sequence ATGCGTGTTACATTTTCGCTTTTAGTTTCTAGTGTGGTTCTCGGTTCTTTGGTATTTAACGGTTCAGACAGTTTAAATCGCTCATATATGCTAATTGGTGATACAGGAGGCAAAATGTTGTTATCAGCAAAACCAAAACCCAAGCCTAAATCAAATGAGCCAGAAAATCCGGCACCTCATCGTGGTAGTGGACGCAGAGATTTAATTGAGTCTCTAAATAATGCTTTTCCCGTTGGTTAG
- a CDS encoding Uma2 family endonuclease, with the protein MATQLSAAKSPTDMVISWEALPNDYQLEDEPVENTNQPILAGALRESLEISGFIQPQMLIASNFGLCATVNGQLILKAPDWVYVPAVNQILSDRKSYTPNLEGEVPAIVMEILSDTEGGEYSVKRTYPPGRWFFYEQILQVPIYVIFEPDGGLLEFYQLKNQRYELQLPDENGRHWVESMNLFLGTWQGTKEARTGYWLRWWDANGNLLPWAVEQIEQERQRAEQERQRAEQERQQKERLIAYLASQGIDPNNLPALE; encoded by the coding sequence ATGGCAACCCAACTCAGTGCAGCTAAATCGCCTACTGACATGGTAATCTCTTGGGAAGCATTGCCCAATGATTATCAATTAGAGGATGAACCTGTGGAGAATACCAATCAGCCAATTTTGGCTGGTGCGTTGCGTGAAAGCCTAGAAATTAGCGGTTTTATTCAACCACAGATGTTGATAGCCTCGAATTTTGGTCTTTGTGCAACTGTCAATGGACAATTGATTTTAAAAGCACCTGATTGGGTTTATGTTCCAGCAGTAAATCAAATTTTAAGCGATCGCAAAAGTTATACTCCTAATTTAGAAGGTGAAGTACCTGCGATCGTGATGGAAATTCTCTCTGACACCGAAGGCGGTGAATATTCTGTTAAACGCACCTATCCGCCAGGAAGATGGTTTTTCTATGAACAGATTTTACAAGTTCCCATCTATGTGATTTTTGAACCAGATGGGGGTTTATTAGAATTTTACCAACTGAAAAATCAACGCTATGAGTTGCAGCTACCCGATGAAAATGGTCGTCATTGGGTAGAGTCGATGAATTTATTCTTAGGAACTTGGCAAGGTACTAAAGAAGCCCGGACTGGTTATTGGTTGCGCTGGTGGGATGCCAATGGTAATTTGTTACCTTGGGCTGTGGAACAAATTGAACAGGAACGCCAACGTGCTGAACAAGAACGCCAACGCGCTGAACAAGAACGTCAGCAAAAAGAAAGATTAATCGCTTATCTGGCATCTCAAGGCATTGACCCGAATAATTTACCTGCTTTGGAGTAG
- a CDS encoding cob(I)yrinic acid a,c-diamide adenosyltransferase: MTRNGIGIRTAQARSERLTGQIHVYDGLGKGKSQAALGVVLRSIGLGINTQNNYNRVLLLRFLKGPERDYDEDGAIAALQRGFPHLIDQVRTGRAEFFSAEEIIPYDRQEAARGWDVAKGAIASGLYSVVVLDELNPVLDLGLLPVDEVVRTLKSKPQELEIIATGRGAPEKLLEIADLHSEMKPQHHPIAQQLLIEGIEIYTGAGKGKSTSALGKALQAIGRGINHPGSTRVLIMQWLKGGSGYTEDAAIAALQQSYPEVVDHQRCGRDAIVWRNSRQELDYVEAERGWEIAKTAIASGLYKTIILDELNPTVDLELLPVEPIVQALLRKPRDTEVIITGRCQQQPAYFDLASIHSEVYCHKHYANHGVELKRGVDF; encoded by the coding sequence ATGACAAGGAACGGCATTGGAATTCGCACAGCACAAGCACGTTCTGAGCGACTCACAGGTCAAATTCACGTTTATGATGGTTTGGGTAAAGGCAAATCCCAAGCGGCTTTAGGGGTCGTACTGCGCTCAATTGGTTTAGGGATAAATACTCAAAATAATTACAATCGCGTTTTACTGCTGCGCTTTTTAAAAGGGCCAGAACGTGATTATGATGAGGATGGAGCGATCGCAGCCCTACAGCGTGGATTTCCTCATTTAATTGATCAGGTACGGACGGGAAGAGCCGAATTTTTTAGTGCTGAAGAAATTATCCCCTACGACCGACAAGAAGCAGCACGGGGTTGGGATGTCGCCAAAGGTGCGATCGCCTCTGGGTTATATTCAGTAGTAGTATTAGATGAACTTAACCCCGTTCTCGATTTGGGTTTGCTACCTGTAGATGAAGTGGTACGCACGTTAAAATCCAAACCCCAAGAATTAGAAATCATTGCTACCGGACGCGGCGCACCCGAAAAATTGCTAGAAATTGCCGATTTACACTCGGAAATGAAGCCGCAACATCACCCCATCGCCCAACAGCTATTAATTGAAGGGATTGAAATTTATACTGGTGCAGGGAAAGGTAAATCAACCAGCGCCTTGGGGAAAGCTTTACAAGCTATTGGTAGGGGAATTAACCATCCCGGTTCTACTCGCGTGTTAATTATGCAATGGCTCAAAGGTGGTAGCGGTTATACCGAAGATGCAGCGATCGCTGCCTTGCAACAATCATACCCAGAAGTGGTAGATCATCAACGTTGTGGCAGAGATGCGATCGTGTGGCGCAATTCCCGGCAAGAATTAGATTATGTCGAAGCAGAACGCGGTTGGGAAATTGCCAAAACTGCGATCGCATCTGGGTTGTATAAAACGATCATCTTAGATGAACTCAACCCCACAGTTGATTTAGAACTCCTCCCAGTTGAACCAATTGTCCAAGCCTTACTCCGCAAACCCCGTGACACAGAAGTTATTATTACTGGCCGTTGCCAACAACAACCCGCTTATTTTGATTTAGCCAGTATCCACTCTGAGGTATATTGTCACAAGCACTATGCTAATCACGGCGTAGAACTCAAGCGGGGAGTTGATTTTTAA
- the fraC gene encoding filament integrity protein FraC, with product MLNDIFTLPNPPRLLPIGVMLFNLLFFLVAIPIEAYIFHWRLKFDKKTSIFYAIATNLFSGTIGWVIFFILEPMLPPDFKSELINYVFFNNFRSPTTQATLIFTTSIIFFATFLMKFVLLQLLVFTLRDDGWKKPEIAETSQRRQLRREIPGIKLQTTNLVTATLIANSLSYTVITIILLIRNR from the coding sequence ATGCTCAACGACATTTTTACCCTACCTAACCCGCCGCGACTGTTGCCGATTGGCGTGATGTTGTTTAATTTATTATTTTTCCTGGTGGCGATTCCGATTGAAGCTTATATTTTCCATTGGCGGTTAAAGTTTGACAAAAAAACGAGTATTTTTTATGCGATCGCCACTAATCTTTTTTCGGGAACTATTGGTTGGGTAATATTTTTTATCTTAGAACCGATGCTGCCCCCAGACTTTAAATCGGAATTAATTAACTATGTATTTTTTAATAATTTTCGCTCTCCCACTACCCAAGCCACGTTAATTTTTACGACTTCGATTATTTTCTTTGCTACTTTTTTAATGAAATTTGTCCTGTTACAGCTTTTGGTATTTACCTTAAGAGACGATGGTTGGAAAAAACCAGAAATTGCCGAAACATCCCAGCGCCGACAGTTACGCCGTGAGATTCCGGGAATCAAATTGCAAACTACTAATTTGGTGACTGCTACATTAATCGCCAATTCTCTTAGTTATACAGTGATTACGATCATTTTATTGATTCGCAATCGCTAA